Sequence from the Candidatus Krumholzibacteriota bacterium genome:
TAGAGAAACGAATATGAAAAGACAATAAAAAACAATTGCGTAAGCCGTGCCGAGGGAACCATTTCGTTTCCGTAAAGCAAAGGAACCATCGGTTTCGCGAAAGCGAATCCCATCGCGGCAACCGGTATGACGAGCAGGAAAAGGAGCCTGTAGTATATATCGATAGCTTCGGCAAGTCTCGAATCGTCTTTTGAAAAGACTTCGGACATCCCCGCCATCACGATAGGCCAGATAGTAAGCGGAACGAATTCAAGCGCCATCTGTGGGATATCATATGCCAGGCTGAAAAATCCGGATGCCTCGGCGCCTGAATATCGGCCCAGGAATATCACCTCGGAATGACGCCAGACGATCTGAGTAAGCAGACCGGTGACTACAAAAGGCAGGGAGTATTTCATTATCCTTCGTATCCCCGGAATATCATCTCCGGGCCTGTCGTCTTCGCGGATCAGTTCCATTATCCCGGGGAGTAGTATGACTGTCGAGAGGATATCGATGATCGCTCCGGCTGCAAGATACCCGATTATCCCCAGCCCGGCCTTTAGAAGCAACATCATCAAAACAAGATATGCCACGTTGGATATTGCCGTTACGATACTGAGACGTTTCGTGACATACCATGACTGAAGAATATTCGTGACCATCGAGATCAAGACTTTGAATATCACGAGGGCGACGGCTGTCACAAGATAGATATTAAAATTATCCGGCCTGTCCTCATAAAAAGAACCGAGCTCTTCCCTGAAAAACCAGACGGCACCCAGCAGGATCAACCAGGCTGCCACCTGCAGCAGCAGCAGTCTTTTTACATTTTTAAAGAAATCACCCATCCCTCCCCTGACGCGCCTCGAGGGAAGATATTTAAGCATAGCCTGCGTCCCGCCGAGCGCGACAATGATCATGGCGAAACCGGATATCGTCTTGAGTATACTCAGTACACCCCAGTCATGGCTTCCCAGTATCCTTACGACTATTATGAAACTTACCGGTCCGGCGAACAGCCTTGCCAGCTTCGCCAGGATATTCCATGACATCGCCTGTCCGACTTTTTCGTACGTCATCTCCGCTCCATGCCGCCGTTGCCGGGTAGTATCATCCCCGCAATTTCAGTCAACGAGATCCGGTCTGGCACCGCCGGGACATTCGAATACAGAACACTGTCCATGCACGGAGCGCCGGGGTGATATCCGTGCATGCCGGCGATCGGCTTCTTCCCCATGAAACACGGTACTATCATCACGCCAGGATCGGCCAGAAAGATCATCTCCCCGAACCTCTGGTCGTCAAACCATACTCCGAGCCTCCGGAGTTCTTTTTCTTCGAGGATGCGGCCTCCCTTTATATCTGTCAGAACATTGCCGACAAGTTCCCTGCCCCTGCCTGAATTGAACCTGAATCTCGCCATCGTCGAATCGTAAAATGGTATGTAGTCTTCAGGGACTGACAACCCGAGCCGGCCGATCTCCCCCATCACATCGATCACCGCTGTCACGTCGCACATACCGTGATCTCCCAGAACGAAGATCCTCAGGTCGTCGCGGGAAGAGGCGATCTCACCGATCCTTTTTTCATACCAGCGCAGGTGGAGCCCGGTCTCTTCAGAAAGCGTTCCGCGTCTGTGAAGGGTCGAATCGAAACCTGCCGTATACAGTAAGAAAAGACCATCTCCTCCGCCGTCAAGGGCAAGTGCGAGATCGTTGAACGCTTTTTTCTCTTCCGTATTGTAATAACGGATGAACAGTGGGATATTTTTCCGGAGCGCCGTGTCTATGATTGTCTCACGCCCCGGAACACTCCCCGGTGAAAAAAGTTGCTTTCTCGCGGGCAGGTCGAGAAAAGAAAGCTCCCTCGCGGGTACATCGTAGAGATTGTAATAAGCGCTTACACCGATCGACCTTGTTATCTGCCGGTCGATGATCGTCCTGACCCATCTTCTTTCGGTAGATACAAAGCGGGGCATATTTCTCAGCCATTTGAAAGGAGACCCCTGCTGGTCGAACGAATACATCATCCATAGTCCGTGATGGTCCGGTAAGGCGCCTGTCATGATGGTGGTAAGAGCAGCCTGGCTGAATCCGAAGACAGTCTCGGCCTTCGCAATTTTATCAAGCCCGGCTGGCCTGAAATCGTGATGCCTTGTTATATCGTATCCCAGGGCATCGATTATTATCATCACCGTGGCGGCCAATGTATATCAACCTTTCCTTCCAAAGACGAGCCGATTCCACTCATCGCTGAGCCTGCCGGCCGCTTTGGCCCAATCGCCCTCACCAGCTAAAAATATCCGATCATTCGGCCCGATGACCGAACCGGTCCCACGCGATACTGCATGGTCGAGAAGCAGTACTCCCGCTTCCCTCAGCTTTTCAAGAGGCGATGATCGGGCCAGAGCGAGCCCGACAGAAAAGACTGTCGATGCTACCGTTCGAAATGGCTTATCGCGAAGATAGCATCTCCACGCCGTAATATAATCCTTTTTAAACGATTTTGTCCTCCTGCCGGCAAAAAGGTCCGAAGCGTTCTGCTCCTCTGCCCCGACGGCGGCGCCTCCCTGAATGAACGATTCACATCTTTTCCAGCAACCGAGCAGGTCGGCCGCGACCTCGAACCAAAGAGATCTATCAGTTCCTGCTGAAAAAGGCGGCACCTTGCCGGAGGGGTCGAGCTTGTACTCCGACCATTCTAGCGCCTTCATAACTGCCCCCTGGCCTGCCAGCCTGACGCCCGGATCATCCTCGCCAGCGCCGGCAACGTACTCAGCCCGTTCCCTGTAGCCGGAGATGAAATTTCCAGATACGCATAAAGACGCCGTGATGATGTCGGCGTATCCCTTTGCCGCCTGATAGAGAAAGTGATGCCTGGAAAGCGGCCCCGAAGATGTATCGGGAGGCCACTCCCCGATAAAGGAAGCGATCCTGTTTTCCAGAAGTATGATCCCCTCGCGGCGGTCGACCTCTTCCGGCCTGAAATCTGGAAAAAACCCGGACGCGCCGAGGTCTCCTCTCAGGACGATCGCCCTCCGGTTTATATCATATACTCCGGGAGACCGTGGAAACCTGCCTGTCTCGCCAGCGGTCACTATACCTACGTCGACATGCCCGTCGAAGACAGCGTCCGGGAATAATGATTCGCATTCTCCGGAAAGCCGCTCTTTTTCGGGAAGAAGCTTCATCAGAAGTCCTTTGTCCTCGATTATCGCGAGAAGATCTATGTCGGACAGAAAAACGGGGCTTTCGCCCCCGAACAGTATGCTCCCCTCGCCGATCGAGAAACTTCCTGTCAGCAGAAGGGATTTCAAATTATCTGGTCCGATATGCCCGGCGAGAAGGTCGCCGCAACATTCAAGAGACTTTTCGAACCGGTCGTGATAACGTTTTTTTATCTTGTATAGAGGATCGCCCTCGGCATGATGGAAAAAGATATTGCTACTCTGCCGGCCTTTCTCATTTCCCTGATTTTGCAGCAATCAAACCCGCCTGTATATGAATTCGGGGATATAGTATTTCTTCCTGTTGAGGATCGAACCGAGGAAATGTCCATCGAGCTTTCGCACCATCATTATCGCTCGCTGCACCACTTCTCGCTTGGTATGTCCAGCCTGTATGACCAGGGCTATTCCGTTGGCCCGCGAACCTATAACGGGAGTCTCGGGAGCTTCCAGTACCGCCGATGTGTCTATGATGACATAGTCGTATCTCGCTCCGGTCTCGGCTATCAACTCGTCCATCAGGGCTGATTTAAATAGCGGCTGAGTGACATCGGGCATACGGACAGAACCACTCGTAATAATATCAAGGACCCCGTCATCTACAGGCCGGATGATCTCTTCCAGCGTCACGTCGCCGGAAAGGTAATCTATGATGCCTTTTTCGTTTTCTATTCCGAAAAGCTCATGTATTTTCGGATCGTTTATCGCGCAATCGATAATCAGCACCCTGTCCGCTTCACTCTGGGCCAGAACTCTTGCCAGGTATGAAGCTATCAGAGTCTTTCCTTCGCCCTTTACGGCGCTGGTGAACATGACGACCCTGGAATCTCTCTCCTTGAACTCGGAATCGATCGAATTTCTAAGGTTCATCAGGGAACGCCGGAATTCGTCGTCGACGCCGGGGATAAAAAGATCATCCCCACCCGAGGCAGGCTTGACCGGCCTTACCGGACGCTGATTCTTGATTCGTGGAGCCCCTTTTTTCATCTCCGCTTTTCTAAGGGCATCAAATATCTTACTCAAATCAGACAACCCCCTGGTCGAGATATCGCTACATCGGCCGATTTCGACGCTCCGTAACTATACTCTCCTTGTTTTCCAGGTCTCTTATCGCCTCACGCACTATCTTTCCGTCGAGCGAGTGAGTGTTCCCCACATATCCGAGAAGAAGGACACGGTCGCAGAGAACATTGATCAGTCTCGGCGTCCCTCCCGAATAATGAAATATCTCTTCGAGCGCGTCCCCCGAAAATACCGGTCCGTTGTTATCCTCGGAAGCGACATGAAGACGGTACTTGATATAGTTATCCGTCTCCTGGCGGTTCAGCATCGGGATCTTGCATATCCCCGGTATCCGCTGGCGAAGCTGTCGCATCTCGTTGAGGTTGAGCATATTCTCCAGCTCCGGCTGGCCGACGAGCATTATCTGTATCAGTTTTCTATCCCTTGTCTCGAGGTTCGAGAGCATTCTCAGTTCCTCAAGGACGTCCGGCGAGAGATTCTGCGCCTCATCGATGATCAGAACGGTGTTCCTGTTTTTTTCATACTGCGATATAAGGAACCTGTTGAGGGACAGAAGCATCTGCGCCTTGTTCATCCCCTCGACGTCCAGCCCGAAATCGTTGCATACGAGATATAGAAGCTGATCGAATGGAAACTTCGTCGTAAAGACGAAAGCGACTTCCAGAGAGGGTTGAAAGAGATCGATAAAGGCGTTTACCACCGTTGTCTTTCCCACTCCCACCTCTCCGGTCACCGCGATGAAACCTTTTTTCTGAAAGATCCCGTAAGTTATATAGGCCAGCGCGTCCCTGTGGCTCTCACTCCTGTAGAGAAAACGCGGATCGGGAGTCACGTTGAAAGGCAGTTCCTTGAATCTGTAAAATTCTTCGTACATCCTGGCCTATTTCCGTTCCATATCAGGAAAACTCGACAGCACCTGGAATCCCAGAAGGTCTTCGGCTTCCGATATATTCTTGATCGAGTGATCGAGATTATCTATGAAAAATGTAAACCCGAGCGCTATTACAAGGCTGAAAATCGGGCCTAGGGCCATCCTGACATAATCTCTTGTCTTCTTCTGGTTGCCAGGCGTGGCCGGCGCCAGTATCGTTATAGACCATTCAGGATTACTGGCAAGCGCGACTTTCGATGTCATGTGCTGGTTCTTCAGATCGCTATAGTTTATCGCCAGCCTGTCTATCGCCCTGTCTATCCTCTCAAGCTCCACTCCCTTTTCCGGGTATGAATCCTTCTCAACCACGATCGCGTCGATCATTTCCTTGAGATCCTTTTCCCTAGCGATTATATGAGAAAGGTTTGTTTTTCTTGCTTCGATGTTGAGATCGATCTCGCTTTTCAGGAAGATGTTTATATCCGATATCTGTTTGCGCACCTTTTTAAGTTCCCTGTGCTCGTCGGTATACGTAGCGGAAAGTTCCGATTCGGACAACTTCAGTTCCTGCAGCTTCTCGACATATTGCTCGATCATCGTCTTCCTCGTCCCGAACGAAAAGTTCCAAGCGGCAAGCATAGCCTGTGAATAGACTCCGTTTGACTCGGCCTTTTCCAGCGTGGTTATGACGTCCTCCACCTCGCTGCGTTCTTTCTGGACGAGATCGAGTTCAGTCCTGTACGCTTCGATCCTGTTAAGTGTGTTTCGTTCCTGAGC
This genomic interval carries:
- a CDS encoding CpsD/CapB family tyrosine-protein kinase, which gives rise to MSKIFDALRKAEMKKGAPRIKNQRPVRPVKPASGGDDLFIPGVDDEFRRSLMNLRNSIDSEFKERDSRVVMFTSAVKGEGKTLIASYLARVLAQSEADRVLIIDCAINDPKIHELFGIENEKGIIDYLSGDVTLEEIIRPVDDGVLDIITSGSVRMPDVTQPLFKSALMDELIAETGARYDYVIIDTSAVLEAPETPVIGSRANGIALVIQAGHTKREVVQRAIMMVRKLDGHFLGSILNRKKYYIPEFIYRRV
- a CDS encoding AAA family ATPase; this encodes MYEEFYRFKELPFNVTPDPRFLYRSESHRDALAYITYGIFQKKGFIAVTGEVGVGKTTVVNAFIDLFQPSLEVAFVFTTKFPFDQLLYLVCNDFGLDVEGMNKAQMLLSLNRFLISQYEKNRNTVLIIDEAQNLSPDVLEELRMLSNLETRDRKLIQIMLVGQPELENMLNLNEMRQLRQRIPGICKIPMLNRQETDNYIKYRLHVASEDNNGPVFSGDALEEIFHYSGGTPRLINVLCDRVLLLGYVGNTHSLDGKIVREAIRDLENKESIVTERRNRPM
- a CDS encoding flippase codes for the protein MTYEKVGQAMSWNILAKLARLFAGPVSFIIVVRILGSHDWGVLSILKTISGFAMIIVALGGTQAMLKYLPSRRVRGGMGDFFKNVKRLLLLQVAAWLILLGAVWFFREELGSFYEDRPDNFNIYLVTAVALVIFKVLISMVTNILQSWYVTKRLSIVTAISNVAYLVLMMLLLKAGLGIIGYLAAGAIIDILSTVILLPGIMELIREDDRPGDDIPGIRRIMKYSLPFVVTGLLTQIVWRHSEVIFLGRYSGAEASGFFSLAYDIPQMALEFVPLTIWPIVMAGMSEVFSKDDSRLAEAIDIYYRLLFLLVIPVAAMGFAFAKPMVPLLYGNEMVPSARLTQLFFIVFSYSFLYTPMSMALYVIGKSWVNMLVLTVMAILNIGLDIALIPKYGLWGAFFPVVLILAVEVVVFRVTVKYFRPDIKVPSGFIARCYLAALPTAALAFLSSRWDSPVLLILLMILGLALLFAGFRFLNIIGEREKGLINKLPLPFKEKLTGIF
- a CDS encoding alkaline phosphatase family protein; amino-acid sequence: MAATVMIIIDALGYDITRHHDFRPAGLDKIAKAETVFGFSQAALTTIMTGALPDHHGLWMMYSFDQQGSPFKWLRNMPRFVSTERRWVRTIIDRQITRSIGVSAYYNLYDVPARELSFLDLPARKQLFSPGSVPGRETIIDTALRKNIPLFIRYYNTEEKKAFNDLALALDGGGDGLFLLYTAGFDSTLHRRGTLSEETGLHLRWYEKRIGEIASSRDDLRIFVLGDHGMCDVTAVIDVMGEIGRLGLSVPEDYIPFYDSTMARFRFNSGRGRELVGNVLTDIKGGRILEEKELRRLGVWFDDQRFGEMIFLADPGVMIVPCFMGKKPIAGMHGYHPGAPCMDSVLYSNVPAVPDRISLTEIAGMILPGNGGMERR